In Oncorhynchus kisutch isolate 150728-3 unplaced genomic scaffold, Okis_V2 scaffold1297, whole genome shotgun sequence, a single window of DNA contains:
- the LOC116365838 gene encoding uncharacterized protein LOC116365838 isoform X1, translated as MDLQLVSEDLEKAVSTAVGQDKHGTDILNESDVRAPISPLHLAAVTFHEECSTVPASWFGKVRGGAMSTWWRRPDTSGYWGGSYTPPSQCGPSPSSQTTRATRHYTWPATTVCTGQRDSEVGQRPQTNTHINIACLKSPQPASGGHEPRQSAQEP; from the exons ATGGATCTCCAGCTAGTGTCTGAGGACCTGGAGAAGGCTGTGTCTACAGCTGTGGGGCAGGACAAGCATG GGACAGACATCCTGAACGAATCTGATGTCAGAGCTCCCATCAGCCCTCTACACCTCGCT gCGGTGACTTTTCACGAGGAGTGCAGCACAGTGCCAGCTTCCTGGTTCGGGAAGGTAAGGGGCGGAGCCATGTCCACCTGGTGGCGGCGTCCGGACACATCGGGATACTGGGGTGGCTCCTACACACCGCCCAGTCAGTGTGGACCCTCCCCGTCATCACAGACAACCAGGGCTACACGCCACTACACTTGGCCTGCTACAACGGTATGTACTGGACAGAGGGACAGCGAAGTGGGCCAGAggccacaaacaaatacacacataaacatagcGTGTCTTAAATCACCACAGCCAGCTTCAGGAGGGCACGAACCGAGACAGTCCGCACAGGAACCTTAA
- the LOC116365838 gene encoding serine/threonine-protein phosphatase 6 regulatory ankyrin repeat subunit A-like isoform X5 yields the protein MSELPSALYTSLHHHAMEVLVQSLLDLDVRDSQGRTPLDLAALKSLVECVDVLINQEASILVKDFTLKRTPIHAAATNGHSECLRLLIGNADIQKPL from the exons ATGTCAGAGCTCCCATCAGCCCTCTACACCTCGCT tcaccaccatgctATGGAGGTCCTGGTTCAGTCTCTGCTGGATCTAGACGTGAGGGACAGCCAGGGGCGCACCCCTCTGGACCTGGCTGCCTTAAAAAGCCTTGTGGAGTGTGTTGACGTCCTCATCAACCAGGAAGCCTCCATCCTGGTTAAAGACTTCACTCTGAAGAGGACCCCCATCCACGCTGCAG CAACCAACGGACATTCGGAGTGTTTGCGTTTGctgattggaaatgctgacatccAGA AACCCCTCTGA
- the LOC116365838 gene encoding serine/threonine-protein phosphatase 6 regulatory ankyrin repeat subunit A-like isoform X4 codes for MSELPSALYTSLHHHAMEVLVQSLLDLDVRDSQGRTPLDLAALKSLVECVDVLINQEASILVKDFTLKRTPIHAAATNGHSECLRLLIGNADIQSTVDIQDGIVTWVLDTIPEIKRF; via the exons ATGTCAGAGCTCCCATCAGCCCTCTACACCTCGCT tcaccaccatgctATGGAGGTCCTGGTTCAGTCTCTGCTGGATCTAGACGTGAGGGACAGCCAGGGGCGCACCCCTCTGGACCTGGCTGCCTTAAAAAGCCTTGTGGAGTGTGTTGACGTCCTCATCAACCAGGAAGCCTCCATCCTGGTTAAAGACTTCACTCTGAAGAGGACCCCCATCCACGCTGCAG CAACCAACGGACATTCGGAGTGTTTGCGTTTGctgattggaaatgctgacatccAGAGTACAGTGGACATTCAAGACGGAATAGTCACTTGGGTTTTGGATACAATTCCTGAAATAAAGAGATTTTGA
- the LOC116365838 gene encoding uncharacterized protein LOC116365838 isoform X3, whose translation MDLQLVSEDLEKAVSTAVGQDKHGTDILNESDVRAPISPLHLAAVTFHEECSTVPASWFGKVRGGAMSTWWRRPDTSGYWGGSYTPPSQCGPSPSSQTTRATRHYTWPATTPASGGHEPRQSAQEP comes from the exons ATGGATCTCCAGCTAGTGTCTGAGGACCTGGAGAAGGCTGTGTCTACAGCTGTGGGGCAGGACAAGCATG GGACAGACATCCTGAACGAATCTGATGTCAGAGCTCCCATCAGCCCTCTACACCTCGCT gCGGTGACTTTTCACGAGGAGTGCAGCACAGTGCCAGCTTCCTGGTTCGGGAAGGTAAGGGGCGGAGCCATGTCCACCTGGTGGCGGCGTCCGGACACATCGGGATACTGGGGTGGCTCCTACACACCGCCCAGTCAGTGTGGACCCTCCCCGTCATCACAGACAACCAGGGCTACACGCCACTACACTTGGCCTGCTACAACG CCAGCTTCAGGAGGGCACGAACCGAGACAGTCCGCACAGGAACCTTAA
- the LOC116365836 gene encoding polysialoglycoprotein-like: MGRHYLLITQTIFMIMGGVRELLLVVMTVGVVKVSCYPVGKSQKQDQVSLQRRLGELSSNDVSIVHALALLRSIGSDAKQTREEYLETNEVESQASPNHGSSPANDALSSEEKLRHMSSDDATSEAATGPSSDDATSVAATGPSSDDATSVAATGPSSDDATSVAATGPSSDDATSVAATGPSSDDATSVAATGPSSDDATSEAATGPSSDDATSEAATGPSGDDATSEAATGPSGDDATSEAATGPSGDDAMDI, from the exons ATGGGAAGACATTACCTGTTGATAACACAGACTATTTTCATGATCATGGGAGGTGTGAGAGAATTGCTGCTCGTTGTGATGACTGTGGGGGTTGTCAAAG TTTCTTGTTACCCTGTTGGAAAGTCCCAGAAGCAAGATCAAGTCTCTCTGCAGAGGAGACTTGGAG AGCTGTCATCAAATGACGTCTCCATTGTGCATGCCCTGGCCTTGCTCCGATCCATAGGGTCTGACGCGAAACAAACCAGAGAAG AGTATTTAGAGACCAATGAAGTAGAatcccaagcttctccaaaccatgGTAGTTCTCCGGCAAATGATGCCCTGTCCTCTGAGGAGAAGCTGAGGCAcatgtcctctgacgacgccacctctgaagctgccaccggcccgtcctctgacgacgccacctctgtagctgccaccggcccgtcctctgacgacgccacctctgtagctgccaccggcccgtcctctgacgacgccacctctgtagctgccaccggcccgtcctctgacgacgccacctctgtagctgccaccggcccgtcctctgacgacgccacctctgtagctgccaccggcccgtcctctgacgacgccacctctgaagctgccaccggcccgtcctctgacgacgccacctctgaagctgccaccggcccgtccggcgacgacgccacctctgaagctgccaccggcccgtccggcgacgacgccacctctgaagctgccaccggcccgtccggcgacgacgccatggATATCTGA
- the LOC116365838 gene encoding uncharacterized protein LOC116365838 isoform X2, translating to MDLQLVSEDLEKAVSTAVGQDKHGTDILNESDVRAPISPLHLAAVTFHEECSTVPASWFGKVRGGAMSTWWRRPDTSGYWGGSYTPPSQCGPSPSSQTTRATRHYTWPATTVPFQQILHFRGTAAAIPHLYLYPQRS from the exons ATGGATCTCCAGCTAGTGTCTGAGGACCTGGAGAAGGCTGTGTCTACAGCTGTGGGGCAGGACAAGCATG GGACAGACATCCTGAACGAATCTGATGTCAGAGCTCCCATCAGCCCTCTACACCTCGCT gCGGTGACTTTTCACGAGGAGTGCAGCACAGTGCCAGCTTCCTGGTTCGGGAAGGTAAGGGGCGGAGCCATGTCCACCTGGTGGCGGCGTCCGGACACATCGGGATACTGGGGTGGCTCCTACACACCGCCCAGTCAGTGTGGACCCTCCCCGTCATCACAGACAACCAGGGCTACACGCCACTACACTTGGCCTGCTACAACG GTTCCCTTCCAGCAGATACTGCACTTCAGAggaactgctgctgctatacCCCATCTTTACCTTTACCCACAAAGGTCCTAA